In a single window of the Nodularia spumigena CCY9414 genome:
- a CDS encoding GIY-YIG nuclease family protein yields the protein MASGYVYILTNPSLDGMIKVGRTFRNSRSRVRELFTLFVGCVNEM from the coding sequence ATGGCATCAGGATACGTTTATATACTGACAAACCCTTCATTAGATGGAATGATTAAAGTTGGACGAACTTTTCGTAACTCACGTTCCAGAGTGCGTGAGCTTTTCACTCTTTTCGTAGGGTGCGTTAATGAAATGTAA
- a CDS encoding type II toxin-antitoxin system HicB family antitoxin, translating into MVKEFSVIIERDSDGYFVASVPNLKGCHTQAKSVDELMERIQEAIELCLEFKNLL; encoded by the coding sequence ATGGTGAAAGAATTCAGTGTAATTATTGAGAGAGACTCAGATGGTTACTTCGTGGCTTCAGTCCCCAATTTAAAAGGCTGTCACACACAAGCAAAATCCGTAGATGAGCTAATGGAACGTATCCAAGAAGCAATAGAACTTTGTTTAGAATTTAAGAATTTGTTGTAG
- a CDS encoding PIN domain-containing protein produces the protein MSEVVVDASAILALLNQETGSEEISQFIDNAAISAVNLSEVIAKLAEAGIPAEDIRQILGNLNLEVIPFNEEQAFKAGMMRPATKSIGLSFGDRACLALGIFLNQPVLTTDRLWGSLSVGIEIRVVR, from the coding sequence GTGAGTGAAGTTGTGGTGGATGCCTCTGCTATTTTAGCTTTGCTCAATCAAGAAACTGGTAGCGAAGAAATTTCGCAGTTTATTGACAATGCAGCCATTAGTGCTGTCAACTTATCCGAGGTTATAGCAAAGTTAGCAGAAGCAGGAATCCCGGCAGAAGATATTAGGCAAATTCTTGGAAATTTAAATCTTGAAGTTATTCCTTTTAATGAAGAACAAGCATTTAAGGCGGGAATGATGCGTCCAGCGACTAAATCAATCGGACTTTCATTTGGCGATCGCGCTTGTCTAGCATTAGGTATTTTTCTTAACCAACCTGTTCTCACCACTGATCGCTTATGGGGTAGCCTGAGTGTGGGAATAGAAATTCGAGTAGTGCGTTAG
- the rseP gene encoding RIP metalloprotease RseP has protein sequence MSVLAAIAVLAVLILVHELGHFTAARSQGILVNRFSLGFGPVLWKYQGPQTEYAIRLFPLGGFVGFPDDDPDSDIPLNDPNLMRNRPIFDRAIVISAGVIANLIFAYFLLVTQVSLIGVGQASAPGVLIQQLAPEVSSVATEAGIQPGDVILAADQREFGTELKDIEAFRDIIKNSPGQSVQLEIARGDQKLSVNVVPEEKPGGGSIGIGLAPNGEVVRRPVKNIGQALNIGASEFQRLVTLTVQGFGQLITNFGETASQVAGPIKIVQIGSNIAQNDTGGLFFFGALISINLAIINILPLPALDGGQLAFLLIEGVRGKPLPNRIQEGVMQTGLVLLLGLGIFLIVKETSQLTSQLEWVQKLFQ, from the coding sequence ATGTCAGTTTTAGCAGCGATCGCAGTCTTGGCTGTTCTGATCTTGGTACACGAGTTGGGACACTTTACCGCAGCTCGTTCTCAAGGTATTCTCGTTAACCGCTTTTCTTTAGGATTCGGCCCAGTTCTTTGGAAGTACCAAGGGCCACAAACCGAATATGCTATCCGCCTGTTTCCCCTGGGCGGTTTTGTCGGCTTTCCCGATGATGACCCAGATAGCGATATTCCCCTCAATGACCCCAATTTGATGCGAAACCGTCCCATTTTCGACCGAGCGATCGTGATCAGCGCCGGAGTCATCGCCAATTTAATCTTTGCCTATTTCCTCTTGGTAACTCAAGTCAGCCTCATCGGTGTCGGACAAGCCAGCGCCCCAGGAGTTTTAATTCAACAACTAGCACCAGAAGTCAGTTCTGTAGCCACAGAAGCCGGAATTCAACCAGGAGATGTGATCTTAGCAGCTGATCAAAGAGAATTTGGCACAGAGCTAAAAGACATTGAAGCTTTCAGAGACATCATTAAAAATAGTCCTGGTCAGTCTGTGCAACTAGAAATTGCCCGTGGCGACCAAAAACTGTCGGTGAATGTAGTTCCTGAAGAGAAGCCAGGCGGAGGTAGTATAGGCATCGGACTAGCTCCCAATGGTGAAGTTGTTCGCCGTCCCGTAAAGAATATAGGACAAGCCTTAAACATTGGTGCTAGCGAATTTCAGCGCCTTGTCACCCTGACAGTGCAAGGATTTGGGCAACTAATCACTAATTTCGGGGAAACTGCGAGTCAGGTAGCCGGACCGATTAAAATTGTGCAAATTGGTTCCAATATTGCCCAAAATGATACAGGTGGTTTGTTCTTCTTTGGCGCTTTAATCAGCATTAACTTGGCAATTATCAACATTTTGCCTTTACCCGCTTTAGATGGCGGACAACTGGCATTTTTGCTGATTGAAGGTGTCCGTGGTAAGCCATTACCTAACCGGATTCAAGAAGGTGTGATGCAAACTGGTTTAGTGCTACTTTTAGGACTTGGCATTTTTCTGATCGTCAAAGAAACCAGTCAGTTAACTTCCCAATTAGAGTGGGTACAAAAGTTATTCCAGTGA
- the nth gene encoding endonuclease III — protein MGTKVIPVSVSRKSPSQKQRALEILARLQRLYPDATCSLNYSTPVQLLVATILSAQCTDERVNKVTPALFARFPDAASLANADLEELENLVRSTGFYRNKAKNIQGACQKIVSEFDSVVPNQMEQLLQLPGVARKTGNVVLAHAYGINAGVTVDTHVKRLSQRLGLTKFPDPIRIEKDLIKLLPQPDWENWSIRLIYHGRAVCKARSPLCEACELSDLCPSAGKTLVAGQGK, from the coding sequence GTGGGTACAAAAGTTATTCCAGTGAGTGTGAGCCGGAAATCCCCATCCCAGAAGCAACGGGCGTTAGAAATTCTCGCCCGCTTACAGCGTCTTTACCCAGATGCAACTTGCTCCTTGAATTATTCAACGCCTGTCCAACTGCTAGTAGCAACTATTCTTTCCGCCCAGTGTACAGATGAGCGAGTCAATAAAGTTACACCAGCTTTATTCGCACGCTTTCCTGATGCTGCGAGTTTAGCTAATGCTGATTTAGAAGAGTTAGAAAATTTGGTGCGTTCTACAGGTTTTTATCGCAATAAGGCGAAGAATATTCAAGGGGCTTGTCAAAAAATTGTCAGCGAGTTTGACTCTGTAGTTCCTAACCAAATGGAGCAATTATTACAGCTTCCAGGTGTGGCGCGCAAAACTGGGAATGTCGTTCTAGCTCATGCTTATGGTATTAATGCTGGAGTGACTGTAGATACTCACGTTAAGCGTTTGAGCCAACGCTTGGGTTTAACTAAATTTCCTGATCCAATCCGGATTGAGAAAGATCTAATCAAGTTGTTACCCCAACCAGATTGGGAAAATTGGTCAATTCGGTTGATTTATCACGGTCGTGCTGTTTGTAAAGCCCGTTCTCCCCTCTGTGAGGCTTGTGAGTTAAGTGATTTATGCCCCAGTGCTGGGAAAACATTAGTTGCAGGACAAGGAAAATAA
- the rpsN gene encoding 30S ribosomal protein S14, whose translation MAKKSMIEREKKRAKLVEKYADKREALLEEFKSAVSPLDKLEVHRKIQQLPRNSAPTRHRNRCWVTGRPRGVYSDFGLSRNVLREWAHQGLLPGVVKSSW comes from the coding sequence ATGGCAAAAAAGAGTATGATTGAGCGCGAAAAAAAACGCGCCAAGTTGGTAGAAAAGTACGCTGACAAGCGAGAAGCGTTATTAGAAGAGTTCAAAAGCGCTGTATCTCCTTTGGATAAGTTGGAAGTTCACCGGAAAATTCAACAGCTACCCCGGAATAGTGCGCCGACTCGTCACCGCAATCGCTGCTGGGTAACTGGTCGTCCTAGAGGTGTCTACAGTGACTTTGGGCTATCTCGGAACGTGCTACGGGAATGGGCGCATCAAGGTCTTTTACCTGGTGTGGTCAAGTCTAGCTGGTAG
- the aat gene encoding leucyl/phenylalanyl-tRNA--protein transferase, protein MQYDIAAIIRGYAQGYFLMADDNTGLGWYGSRDRTLIPLDERFHYPKSLQRVLNQERFTVAINRDFQGVVAGCANRETTWISRELQEIYWLLYQNGYAYSFETWQGDELAGGILGIVIGGAFIGESMFYHITEGSKVAMVKLVERLRQRQFVLFDAQMMNPHLERFGAYGIRDEEYQALLKEALQRRCYLELPRI, encoded by the coding sequence ATGCAATATGATATCGCTGCTATTATTCGGGGTTATGCTCAAGGTTATTTTCTCATGGCTGATGATAATACAGGCCTGGGATGGTACGGAAGTCGCGATCGCACTTTGATTCCTTTGGATGAGCGATTTCACTACCCTAAGTCGTTACAGCGTGTTCTCAATCAAGAGCGTTTTACTGTGGCGATTAACCGTGACTTTCAGGGTGTGGTGGCTGGATGTGCTAATCGCGAAACTACTTGGATTTCACGAGAGTTACAAGAGATTTACTGGTTACTTTACCAGAATGGTTACGCTTATAGTTTTGAAACTTGGCAAGGTGATGAACTGGCTGGGGGGATTTTAGGTATTGTAATTGGCGGTGCTTTTATTGGTGAGTCGATGTTTTACCACATTACTGAAGGCTCAAAGGTGGCTATGGTTAAGTTGGTGGAAAGGTTACGTCAAAGGCAATTTGTACTGTTTGATGCTCAAATGATGAATCCTCATTTAGAAAGATTTGGCGCTTATGGTATTAGGGATGAGGAATATCAAGCTTTACTTAAGGAAGCTTTGCAACGACGTTGTTATTTAGAACTACCAAGAATTTAG
- a CDS encoding DEAD/DEAH box helicase, whose translation MSFSTLGLSHEIIRAVTEQGYTEPTPIQMQAIPAVLSGSDLLAGAQTGTGKTAGFTLPMLHRLSSDKNVKSTSHGYSPIRALILTPTRELAAQVESSVRDYGKYLKLNSMVMFGGVSINPQKRLLKEGRVDILVSTPGRLLDHVQQGTVNLSHIEILVLDEADRMLDMGFIRDIRRILSLLPKQRQNLLFFATFSEKIKALAAGLLNRPKMIEVARRNVTADTVTQKVYKVDRDKKRQLLAHLIRQDNWYQVLVFTRTKYGADRLVKQLGEERIQALAIHGNKSQSSRTHTLAKFKNNSLQVLVATDIAARGLDISELPHVVNFDLPNVAEDYVHRIGRTGRAGASGEAISLVSADEYHLLADIEKLIAQRLPFEVVAGFGGNSYTQPKAIPNERKHKPKTGKQLPQTSAKKSTPRTVTGGKKSDARPGGSRRRTKG comes from the coding sequence ATGTCTTTTTCTACTCTCGGCTTGTCCCATGAAATTATCCGCGCTGTGACTGAGCAAGGATACACCGAACCTACGCCAATTCAAATGCAGGCCATTCCTGCGGTGTTATCGGGTAGCGATTTGCTCGCTGGGGCGCAAACTGGTACTGGCAAAACCGCAGGCTTTACCCTGCCTATGCTACATCGATTGTCGTCTGACAAGAATGTTAAAAGCACATCTCATGGATACTCACCAATCCGAGCGCTGATTCTCACCCCGACGCGTGAACTCGCCGCACAGGTGGAATCAAGCGTGCGTGATTATGGTAAGTACCTAAAGCTGAACTCGATGGTGATGTTTGGCGGAGTCAGCATTAATCCACAAAAACGGCTTTTAAAGGAAGGGCGCGTGGATATTCTGGTTTCTACCCCAGGGCGACTGCTAGACCATGTGCAGCAGGGTACGGTGAACCTGTCCCATATTGAAATTTTGGTGCTGGATGAAGCAGATCGAATGCTCGACATGGGCTTTATTCGTGATATTCGTCGCATTCTCTCGCTCCTGCCCAAACAGCGCCAAAACTTGCTATTCTTCGCCACTTTCTCCGAAAAAATTAAAGCCCTCGCCGCCGGGTTGCTGAATCGGCCGAAGATGATTGAAGTCGCACGCCGCAACGTTACTGCTGACACGGTGACACAGAAAGTCTATAAAGTAGACCGTGACAAAAAGCGCCAATTACTTGCCCATCTGATTCGCCAAGATAATTGGTATCAAGTCCTAGTTTTCACCCGCACGAAGTATGGTGCTGACCGTCTGGTGAAGCAGTTGGGCGAGGAGCGCATTCAAGCATTGGCTATCCACGGTAATAAGAGCCAGTCCTCACGTACCCACACTTTGGCGAAGTTCAAAAACAATAGTTTACAGGTATTGGTGGCGACCGATATTGCAGCGCGAGGTCTTGACATCAGCGAACTGCCCCATGTGGTCAATTTCGATTTGCCCAATGTAGCAGAAGATTATGTGCATCGCATTGGTCGTACTGGTCGGGCTGGCGCGTCAGGTGAAGCTATATCCCTTGTGTCCGCCGATGAATACCATCTGTTGGCAGATATCGAAAAACTGATTGCACAACGCTTACCTTTTGAAGTTGTTGCTGGCTTTGGAGGCAATTCCTATACCCAGCCGAAAGCAATTCCCAATGAACGCAAGCACAAACCTAAAACTGGTAAACAGTTACCACAAACATCAGCGAAAAAATCAACACCGCGAACCGTGACAGGTGGTAAAAAGTCCGATGCTCGTCCCGGAGGATCACGCCGTAGAACTAAAGGCTGA
- a CDS encoding type II toxin-antitoxin system RelE/ParE family toxin, translating into MTFQVEITPIAEAQIEQAYGWYRERNPEFADRWFRALMNAIATLQENPRRCNLAVEHEIFPEEVRQLLYGKSKNIYRLLFTIRDTTVYILYVRHSAQAPLTLDELEKL; encoded by the coding sequence ATGACATTTCAGGTTGAGATTACTCCCATTGCAGAAGCTCAAATTGAGCAAGCCTATGGCTGGTATCGAGAACGTAATCCAGAATTTGCTGATCGTTGGTTTCGAGCATTGATGAATGCTATTGCTACTCTACAAGAGAACCCCCGACGCTGTAACTTAGCAGTTGAACACGAGATTTTTCCAGAGGAAGTCCGTCAACTTCTGTATGGAAAATCCAAAAACATCTACCGATTGCTGTTTACGATTCGAGATACGACAGTTTATATTTTGTACGTGCGCCATAGCGCCCAAGCACCACTGACGCTAGACGAATTAGAGAAACTATAA
- a CDS encoding DUF3598 family protein — protein MATQWESLLQNLGEWQGSFTRFSPQGALLEDIKSVVSLQGLNNNQTIRQIVSRQGQEDLVLEYSSVAKSTLFFATGAFSQGSIQLAPFTEFGAELGLIHENRRLRLVQIFNKTGQLDKITLIREHLARTEAVERPSVQIDDLLGEWLGEAVTIYPDWSSPDHYSTKLNLQLDNGRLIQSLTFNERTITSTGTINGCIINFDQNPQKQVQVLLLPDGASVTSPLQVQLRQPLFLEVGWLIRPHLRQRMIRSYNDKGEWVSLTLVTEEKV, from the coding sequence ATGGCAACTCAGTGGGAATCTTTACTGCAAAATCTCGGTGAATGGCAAGGCTCATTTACCCGATTCTCACCCCAAGGCGCACTTTTAGAAGATATCAAAAGTGTAGTGTCCTTGCAAGGGTTAAATAATAACCAAACTATCCGCCAGATAGTCAGCCGCCAAGGACAAGAAGATTTAGTTTTAGAATACAGTTCTGTGGCAAAGAGTACGTTATTTTTTGCCACTGGTGCTTTTTCCCAAGGTTCAATTCAGTTAGCACCATTTACAGAATTTGGGGCGGAACTCGGTTTAATTCATGAAAATCGCCGCCTACGTCTGGTACAAATATTTAATAAAACTGGTCAGTTAGATAAAATAACTCTGATTCGCGAACATTTAGCTCGAACTGAAGCAGTAGAACGCCCATCGGTACAAATAGATGATTTATTGGGAGAATGGCTTGGTGAAGCTGTCACCATCTATCCAGATTGGTCTTCCCCAGATCATTACTCTACTAAACTCAATTTACAATTAGATAATGGGCGATTAATTCAAAGTTTAACTTTTAACGAGCGCACAATTACTTCCACTGGGACTATCAACGGTTGTATAATTAACTTTGATCAAAATCCCCAAAAACAGGTTCAAGTATTACTCCTCCCTGATGGTGCTTCTGTGACTTCACCCTTACAGGTGCAATTGCGTCAACCTTTATTTTTAGAAGTTGGTTGGTTAATTCGGCCTCACCTGCGCCAGCGCATGATTCGCAGTTACAACGATAAAGGCGAATGGGTGAGTCTGACATTAGTTACAGAAGAAAAAGTTTAA
- a CDS encoding cell division protein FtsX — protein sequence MFKFLTKLDYLLKETFLGLLRGGWMNWAAISTVTVLLFLFGLSLQTSWQVEKLLNQFGSQLEVSVYLDPETAARTIEPFIAQMSDVVGMQTITKEQAWTKLVQELGIANIDGATQQLGDNPLVDEIKVKARNSQVVPNLATELAKLQGVETVQYIDEAVKRVAQLHRGLNWITLTITIILTLTAIAVNTTTIRLIVMARRREIEIMQLVGATSAWIYLPFILQGITFGLVGGAIAWSFISLIQQFISRTLANQPEFIQFLTNGLELSTAQVLLLPFILLSFGAVVGLMGSLFAVRRFAKN from the coding sequence GTGTTTAAATTTCTGACAAAACTTGACTATTTGCTCAAAGAAACTTTCCTCGGTTTGCTGCGGGGTGGTTGGATGAATTGGGCGGCTATCAGTACCGTTACAGTGTTATTATTTCTATTTGGCTTGAGTCTGCAAACTTCTTGGCAAGTTGAAAAACTCCTGAATCAGTTTGGTAGCCAGTTAGAAGTTTCAGTTTATCTCGATCCAGAGACAGCAGCCCGCACCATTGAGCCATTTATCGCCCAAATGTCGGATGTAGTAGGGATGCAAACCATTACGAAAGAACAAGCTTGGACGAAGTTAGTCCAGGAATTAGGCATTGCTAATATTGATGGTGCTACGCAACAGTTAGGGGATAATCCTCTGGTGGATGAGATTAAGGTAAAAGCTCGTAATTCTCAGGTTGTACCCAATTTAGCGACTGAATTGGCTAAGTTACAAGGTGTGGAAACTGTGCAGTATATAGATGAAGCTGTAAAACGCGTTGCCCAGTTGCACCGGGGTTTAAATTGGATAACTTTGACGATTACAATTATTTTGACCTTAACGGCGATCGCAGTCAATACTACCACCATTCGCCTGATTGTCATGGCGCGACGGCGAGAAATTGAAATTATGCAACTGGTAGGTGCAACATCTGCTTGGATTTATCTACCATTTATTTTACAAGGAATTACCTTCGGTTTAGTTGGCGGTGCGATCGCTTGGAGTTTCATTTCTCTAATCCAACAGTTTATCAGCCGGACTTTAGCGAATCAACCAGAGTTTATCCAATTTCTGACCAACGGTTTAGAACTTAGTACCGCACAGGTTTTACTATTGCCTTTCATTCTCTTAAGTTTCGGTGCAGTGGTAGGATTAATGGGTAGCTTATTTGCTGTGCGGCGGTTTGCGAAGAATTAA
- the def gene encoding peptide deformylase, translating into MPSEIAVEKKKLKNPPLTLHYLGDRVLRQDAKRIAKVDDEIRQLAREMLQTMYSSDGIGLAAPQVGIHKQLIVIDCEPDNPDHPPLVLINPTIKQMSKEVCVAQEGCLSIPKVYLDVKRPEAVEIAYKDEYGRPKTLKATDLLARCIQHEMDHLKGVVFVDRVENSLALSQELSKNGFSYQAVKPVA; encoded by the coding sequence ATGCCTTCTGAAATTGCTGTCGAGAAAAAAAAGTTAAAAAATCCGCCTTTGACATTACACTATCTAGGCGATCGCGTATTGCGTCAAGATGCCAAGCGGATTGCGAAAGTAGACGATGAAATTCGTCAATTGGCACGGGAAATGCTGCAAACTATGTACAGTAGCGATGGCATTGGTTTGGCTGCACCTCAAGTGGGAATTCATAAACAACTGATTGTCATCGATTGTGAGCCTGATAACCCAGATCATCCGCCCCTGGTATTGATTAACCCCACAATCAAACAGATGAGCAAAGAAGTCTGCGTTGCCCAAGAAGGGTGTTTAAGCATTCCCAAAGTGTATTTAGACGTAAAACGTCCCGAAGCCGTAGAAATTGCTTATAAAGACGAATACGGCCGTCCCAAAACCCTCAAAGCTACGGACTTACTCGCACGCTGCATTCAACACGAAATGGATCACCTCAAAGGCGTGGTATTTGTAGATCGTGTAGAAAATTCTTTGGCTTTGTCCCAGGAGTTATCTAAAAATGGCTTCTCGTATCAAGCCGTGAAACCAGTAGCATAG
- a CDS encoding PD-(D/E)XK nuclease family protein gives MLSETTQLLRLSQGHLNLLEACPRKFQHTYLEQLNSPLDPKHEEHQTLGSQFHLLMQQREMGLPIGSFLEADTQLKSWMSGFSNAAPEILTPTDTQTFRESEHYRTLQIQNYLLTVVYDLFIADNQQAQILDWKTYPKPQNQRKLAQNWQTRLYLYVLAETSAYLPKNISMTYWFVQSEVQPQNITFNYDSTQHQQTAQKLNQLLNKLTNLLEKYEKNQLFPQVSENSKICNYCYFAPGCDRTQASPENQQNYLPNLANIPEVSL, from the coding sequence ATGCTGTCAGAAACAACTCAACTATTACGGCTATCTCAAGGACATCTCAACTTACTAGAAGCTTGTCCGCGTAAATTCCAACACACTTACTTAGAACAACTCAACTCGCCTTTAGATCCCAAACACGAAGAACACCAAACTTTGGGTAGTCAATTTCACCTGCTAATGCAACAGCGAGAAATGGGTTTACCAATTGGTAGTTTCCTGGAAGCTGATACTCAACTAAAAAGCTGGATGTCAGGTTTTAGCAATGCAGCACCAGAGATTTTAACACCAACTGATACCCAAACTTTCCGAGAAAGCGAACATTACCGCACACTGCAAATTCAAAACTATTTGCTAACAGTTGTTTATGATTTATTTATAGCAGATAACCAGCAAGCTCAAATTCTCGATTGGAAAACTTATCCTAAACCCCAAAATCAACGCAAGTTAGCACAGAATTGGCAAACACGTCTTTATTTATATGTATTAGCTGAAACGAGCGCCTATTTACCCAAAAATATTTCCATGACTTACTGGTTTGTTCAGTCTGAAGTTCAACCGCAAAATATTACATTTAATTACGATTCTACCCAGCATCAGCAAACAGCCCAGAAACTGAATCAACTGTTAAATAAATTAACTAATTTGCTGGAAAAATACGAAAAAAATCAACTATTTCCTCAAGTGTCGGAAAATAGTAAAATTTGTAATTATTGTTATTTTGCTCCAGGTTGCGATCGCACACAAGCCAGCCCAGAAAATCAGCAGAATTATTTACCAAATCTTGCCAATATTCCAGAAGTATCCCTCTAA
- a CDS encoding GNAT family N-acetyltransferase — protein MKSFDETDLIYVRELGIDDISPVYHLGEQLFTSDLYPYLYRTWDEWEVIGLYNTDPEYCLVAETDGELAGFILGTIITKASWTYGYILWLAVNPKFQRRGVADKLVDKAIARMIEDGARFMLVDTDPTNNPAVKFFNRKGFGNIRQHIFLSMNLSKHEHYGRLIDYEHQKAERAGYRRTRPAIRARKSEGLANEIILNPLVNETQINDE, from the coding sequence ATGAAAAGCTTTGATGAAACTGATTTGATTTACGTGCGAGAATTAGGGATAGATGATATTTCGCCAGTTTACCACTTAGGAGAACAGTTATTTACTAGCGATTTATATCCTTATTTATATCGCACCTGGGACGAATGGGAAGTAATTGGACTTTATAATACAGATCCAGAATATTGTCTAGTGGCGGAAACCGATGGAGAATTGGCAGGTTTTATTTTAGGAACCATCATCACCAAAGCATCCTGGACTTACGGTTACATATTATGGCTAGCTGTGAACCCCAAATTTCAGCGTCGGGGAGTAGCAGATAAATTAGTTGATAAAGCGATCGCGCGTATGATTGAAGACGGGGCGCGGTTTATGCTAGTCGATACAGATCCCACCAACAATCCAGCCGTCAAATTTTTTAACCGCAAAGGATTTGGAAACATCCGCCAGCATATTTTCTTGTCGATGAATTTAAGCAAACATGAACATTATGGCAGACTGATTGATTACGAACATCAAAAAGCCGAAAGAGCCGGTTATAGGCGAACCCGTCCCGCAATTCGCGCCCGTAAATCTGAAGGACTTGCTAACGAAATAATTCTCAATCCTCTGGTGAATGAAACTCAAATAAACGATGAATAA